From the genome of Francisella tularensis subsp. tularensis:
AAATACGCAACGACAGCACCAGGAAAACACAATAAAATCATATAAACTAAACTTTTATAATTTTTAATTATAATCTTTGTTAAGCTAATATCAGACTTTTGTGATTTTTTTTGCTCACCGCTGTGCTTAATAAAAAATGATAACACTACTAGTATAATTGCTATACCCAAAAGTATCCGCCAACCACCATTTGCCATAGTTTCATCTGGTATCAGATACCTTGTAACCTGAAAGGTTATGATTGCCATTAAAATCCCACCAAAAGCACTAGTAATTACATTTACCCCAGCTTTAGCCTTAGCGTATAGTGAAGATTCTGCTTCTACCAAGATAACAACAGAACCACTATATTGCCCACCTATTGCGATACCTTGTAATATCCTAAATGCTACAAGTAATAACAGAGCTAAAATGCCTATAGTAGCATATGATGGTAACAATGCCATACCAACAGTAGGAACTCCCATAAAAAATGCTGCTAATGCTAAAGCAGTAGAACGGCTTTTTTTATCACCAATATAGCCAAATATAGTTAATCCGAGAGTATTTTGTTAAACACATAAGAGATAGCATCACAAAATTTTTCAAAACTATTATTCACTTTTCTAAATATTTTTTTAAAGTTAGCCCAAACCTTTTCAATAGGATTTAAATCTGGAGAATACGGAGGTAGATATAATATTTGTACATCAAATTTATTGGCTATTTCAATCAGCTTAGAGGATTTATGGAAACTAGCATTATCCATTACTATAGTAGTTTTAGGTTTTAATGATGGGCATAAGTGTTCCTCAAACCATTGATTAAAAATTTCAGTATTGGTATATCCACTGTACTCTAATGGAGCTATAATCTTTTTATCTGCATAATTATATCCAGCAACAATACTTCTTCTTTGTGTTTGATATGCTAAAACCTCACCATAACTAGGCTCACCAATTAGTGACCATCCTCTTAGGATAGAAAGCTTATTGTCACACCCCATCTCATCTATATAAAATAACAAGTTTTGAGCTATTTCTTTTAGTTTTTCTATATACTCC
Proteins encoded in this window:
- a CDS encoding IS630 family transposase (programmed frameshift) translates to MPSYSQYFRDIVINKYEEGMTEFELSKFFNIDKRTVVSWIEFYKRTGDYSSKQGVGCGRVASFTDKTLIEQYLIDHPDASALDIKEALAPDIPRSTFYDCLNRLGFSFKKKTPKYKQRKEHERLEYIEKLKEIAQNLLFYIDEMGCDNKLSILRGWSLIGEPSYGEVLAYQTQRRSIVAGYNYADKKIIAPLEYSGYTNTEIFNQWFEEHLCPSLKPKTTIVMDNASFHKSSKLIEIANKFDVQILYLPPYSPDLNPIEKVWANFKKIFRKVNNSFEKFCDAISYVFNKILSD
- a CDS encoding MFS transporter — encoded protein: MGDKKSRSTALALAAFFMGVPTVGMALLPSYATIGILALLLLVAFRILQGIAIGGQYSGSVVILVEAESSLYAKAKAGVNVITSAFGGILMAIITFQVTRYLIPDETMANGGWRILLGIAIILVVLSFFIKHSGEQKKSQKSDISLTKIIIKNYKSLVYMILLCFPGAVVAYFQITILPNIIKQILKQVDVNVAILTTISIIMFIITCNIAARLTKYFKIKTITAFGLVLMIVLSLPMYALYKANNDLLIVFFVVMGAVFGIFYGNIMVLFTECLPKEIRYTGFALAYNIGFGVFGGLLPFLCFFLAETVSDYTAIGIICISAIVGLITLYKLKTLRIL